A region of Myxococcaceae bacterium DNA encodes the following proteins:
- the dnaN gene encoding DNA polymerase III subunit beta, with the protein MEIRIAVSELSKAMQLLQGVAQRKNTMPILANVYLEAQDHTLRLSATDLDIGLQITRLCEVIQPGMITVSARSLLDIVKLLPGPHVTLIALPNQHLMVKSGKTQARLLALPPEEFPRLADVSGIACSRVNSKGFLEAIQKTIYSSSLDENRYNLTGVYVEPGTNPDDPVHFVSTDGHRLSQYKLSLNQEPLKLEHPVILPRKGLNEVLKILESHAQDENHVFELGFSKQQAVLKTEDVQLTMRLIDGKFPDYKQVIPQLSDKIIRSTKSDFVASLRRVAVLTSERNQSVKLALKSTEMTVSCVNPEAGEVSDDVPLEYAGPDMEIAFSVGYLMEAIASLGDSNIMMRFTDPYSPAIVTGIHEDHHLCVVMPIRL; encoded by the coding sequence ATGGAAATTCGAATCGCCGTATCGGAACTTTCAAAGGCAATGCAATTGCTTCAAGGGGTTGCACAACGAAAAAATACGATGCCCATTTTAGCGAATGTTTATCTGGAAGCTCAGGATCATACGCTGCGGCTCAGTGCCACCGATTTGGATATTGGACTTCAAATTACCCGCTTATGCGAGGTAATCCAGCCCGGTATGATCACGGTTTCGGCGCGCTCTTTGCTTGATATTGTTAAACTTTTGCCGGGTCCTCACGTAACGCTGATCGCACTTCCGAATCAGCACTTGATGGTCAAAAGTGGGAAAACTCAAGCTCGATTATTGGCTTTGCCTCCCGAAGAATTTCCACGACTGGCAGACGTATCAGGAATTGCTTGTAGCCGCGTAAATTCGAAAGGCTTTTTAGAAGCGATTCAAAAAACCATCTATTCCTCCAGTTTGGATGAAAATCGCTACAATTTAACCGGAGTCTACGTCGAGCCCGGAACCAATCCCGATGATCCCGTCCATTTCGTTTCGACGGATGGACACAGACTCAGTCAATATAAACTTAGTTTGAATCAAGAGCCTCTTAAGCTCGAGCATCCAGTTATCTTGCCCCGAAAAGGACTGAACGAAGTCCTCAAGATCTTGGAATCACACGCTCAAGATGAAAATCACGTCTTTGAACTTGGTTTTTCCAAGCAGCAAGCGGTTCTAAAAACCGAAGATGTCCAGCTCACCATGCGCCTCATCGATGGTAAGTTTCCGGATTATAAGCAAGTGATCCCCCAATTGTCCGATAAAATTATTCGATCGACCAAATCAGACTTTGTGGCGAGCTTGCGGCGTGTGGCTGTTTTAACCAGCGAGCGAAATCAAAGCGTTAAGCTCGCTCTGAAATCGACCGAAATGACCGTTTCTTGCGTGAACCCTGAAGCGGGAGAAGTTTCGGATGATGTTCCTTTGGAGTATGCGGGTCCAGATATGGAAATCGCTTTTAGCGTTGGGTATTTGATGGAGGCCATTGCCTCTTTGGGAGATAGCAATATCATGATGCGTTTCACGGATCCCTATTCTCCAGCGATTGTCACCGGAATTCACGAAGATCATCATCTCTGCGTGGTGATGCCGATTCGTCTTTAA
- a CDS encoding ParA family protein produces the protein MGRIIAVVNQKGGVGKTTTAVNVAAGLALLKHRVLLLDLDPQGNASSGFGIFADRDSATIYQVLIKKAKLQDAILPTQVDRLEIVPSNIQLAGAEVELVGTLSRETHLKRVLQNLESDYHYIILDCPPSMGLLTINALTAAEEVLVPLQCEYYALEGLSHLLETIELVRGSLNPSLKLAGLVLTLYDSRNKICRQVVDEAHQHFPEKVYKSIIPRNVRLSEAPSHGMPAVVYDASSKGSKAYMGLAKEIASKTGKGTAKK, from the coding sequence ATGGGTCGAATCATTGCGGTTGTAAACCAAAAAGGGGGAGTCGGAAAAACGACTACAGCGGTGAATGTTGCCGCTGGGCTTGCGTTGTTAAAACATCGAGTCTTATTATTGGACTTGGATCCGCAAGGGAATGCGAGCAGCGGTTTCGGAATCTTTGCCGACCGAGACTCAGCGACCATCTATCAAGTTCTGATCAAGAAAGCGAAGCTCCAAGATGCGATTCTTCCCACGCAGGTCGATCGTCTGGAAATCGTACCTTCGAATATTCAACTCGCAGGAGCCGAAGTGGAGCTTGTCGGGACTTTGTCTCGCGAAACGCATCTTAAACGAGTGCTTCAAAACCTGGAATCAGACTATCACTATATCATTCTTGACTGCCCTCCATCGATGGGTCTGTTGACGATTAACGCCTTGACGGCTGCAGAAGAAGTTCTTGTACCCTTGCAGTGTGAGTATTACGCCTTGGAAGGGCTCTCTCATCTCTTGGAAACGATTGAATTGGTTCGAGGTTCTCTTAACCCTTCTTTGAAACTGGCTGGATTGGTTCTCACTTTATACGATTCTCGGAACAAAATTTGTCGACAGGTTGTCGATGAAGCTCATCAACATTTCCCAGAGAAGGTCTACAAATCCATCATTCCTCGGAATGTTCGATTGTCTGAGGCTCCAAGCCACGGAATGCCGGCTGTGGTCTACGATGCTTCATCGAAAGGCTCCAAAGCCTATATGGGCTTGGCAAAGGAAATCGCCAGCAAAACAGGTAAAGGAACAGCGAAAAAATGA
- the rsmA gene encoding ribosomal RNA small subunit methyltransferase A → MIEPIRFKPKKSFGQNFLKDANDLRSIAVAACRLREKESTRVFEIGAGLGALTASLLEQQAQVEAIERDRDLIPILRQTFHSALETGQLILHEANATTFFSAYSSKVVICGNLPYHLTSSILFEMAKLHSCLSGCVFLMQKEVAERIVAKPNNRVYGLLSVLLQSRFEVQILLHIPPESFWPSPKVESSVLELKPRSNPSEIDWEKFVLLVKAAFSQRRKTLSNSLKKFDSIESILHSIPISPQSRAENLSFQEYERILQCLEAGKKN, encoded by the coding sequence ATGATCGAGCCTATCCGCTTTAAACCCAAAAAATCCTTTGGGCAAAATTTTCTCAAAGACGCCAATGACCTGCGATCGATTGCGGTGGCTGCTTGTCGTTTGCGTGAAAAGGAGAGTACTCGGGTTTTTGAAATTGGGGCCGGATTGGGGGCTTTAACGGCCTCTTTATTGGAGCAGCAGGCTCAAGTGGAAGCGATTGAACGGGATCGGGATTTAATTCCCATTCTTCGACAGACATTCCACTCTGCGTTGGAAACAGGCCAGCTGATCTTGCACGAAGCCAACGCCACAACTTTTTTCTCAGCTTACTCTTCTAAAGTGGTGATCTGTGGCAATTTGCCTTATCATCTCACCAGCAGCATTTTATTCGAGATGGCGAAACTGCATTCTTGCTTAAGCGGTTGCGTGTTTCTGATGCAAAAAGAAGTTGCAGAACGAATCGTAGCCAAGCCAAACAATCGCGTATACGGACTCCTGTCGGTTCTGCTGCAATCTCGATTTGAAGTGCAAATCCTCCTTCATATTCCGCCAGAATCCTTTTGGCCTTCGCCCAAAGTAGAATCCAGTGTTTTAGAACTGAAGCCGCGTAGCAATCCTAGCGAAATCGATTGGGAAAAATTCGTACTTTTAGTCAAAGCGGCTTTTTCTCAAAGAAGAAAAACTTTAAGCAATTCGCTCAAAAAATTTGATTCGATTGAATCTATTCTACATTCAATCCCTATCTCCCCTCAAAGTCGAGCTGAAAATTTATCCTTCCAAGAATACGAAAGAATTTTGCAATGTCTAGAAGCTGGCAAGAAGAATTAA
- a CDS encoding AAA family ATPase, whose translation MKDYILAILLFLGSSSLLRAKTISVSYGGTSDFKKLALEGKRFVDKTLFIKSLLQGKEVTLITRPRRWGKSTNMDMLKYFFKEEMDEKGQRLDPQPYRRLFENLKISQEPGFIGQYQGQYPTLLLNLQTVKAPTYARMQTALEWVIVRLFAEYRYLDQISDWWESSRRKEADFLEKIREKVIQSPTIGLGGSLITLGDWLYAHHGKGVYILIDEYDTPINEASEHGYAKEAIQLLRSFLTPALKGNPSLEKAVLTGILRVGGVNLFSGLNNFAEDSLFSNRYSPYYGFTEEEVDELLVKAQRDNKAEVKEWYNGYNIGGITIYNPWSISHYLDNGELGIYWVASGTTQLIDRALVSEDIQEDLAKLRNREIIRKSFDKNIDFFKFEQDPKALWPLLLYAGYLTVVDCQQGRETSGIVCDLKIPNREIACAYGDFLESLLTKKRLPRLEELDGVGYIFEAVSRKDSAQLESLFEKHGTVAFSDEWNFNFLQMAILTGDESVFKTVYQRYNDSSSLIMLSKEGLSLADFASLAGVYYEEDLKEIDRNFGDWRGLERLCWLEPTLLGGSLGVLSWVYQQLAASPKRRGRPPAVTTWQNLRKVASLVLAPGTGATVGALVEGFLEPSCQNYRRYQNTNIARSRTLNRWIQFAKFVDQNPGSYMRVGSMCGSGDRKILDFKQAPFSSYIPSKGFDFVLCIKP comes from the coding sequence ATGAAAGATTACATTTTAGCCATCTTGTTGTTTTTAGGAAGCTCCTCGCTTCTAAGAGCAAAAACCATTTCGGTTTCCTATGGTGGAACCAGTGATTTCAAAAAATTAGCCCTTGAAGGCAAACGTTTTGTTGATAAGACCCTGTTTATTAAAAGCTTGTTGCAGGGAAAAGAAGTCACTCTGATCACTCGCCCTAGGCGTTGGGGCAAGTCCACCAATATGGACATGCTGAAATACTTTTTTAAGGAAGAAATGGATGAGAAAGGCCAAAGATTGGATCCTCAGCCCTATCGACGCCTTTTCGAAAATCTGAAGATCTCGCAAGAGCCGGGCTTTATTGGGCAATATCAGGGGCAGTATCCCACTCTTCTGCTCAACCTACAAACTGTCAAAGCACCAACCTACGCGCGGATGCAAACGGCTCTAGAGTGGGTCATCGTGCGTTTATTTGCGGAGTATCGGTACCTGGATCAAATTTCAGACTGGTGGGAATCTTCCCGAAGAAAGGAAGCCGATTTTTTAGAGAAAATTCGAGAAAAAGTGATCCAGAGCCCAACGATTGGCTTGGGCGGATCTCTGATTACTTTAGGCGATTGGCTGTACGCACATCATGGGAAGGGGGTCTATATCTTGATCGACGAATACGATACCCCGATCAATGAGGCTTCCGAACACGGTTATGCCAAAGAAGCGATTCAATTACTCAGAAGCTTCCTCACCCCTGCACTGAAAGGAAATCCTTCCCTCGAAAAAGCAGTATTGACCGGTATTCTTCGAGTAGGCGGTGTTAACCTATTCTCTGGATTGAATAATTTTGCCGAAGACAGCCTCTTCTCGAATCGCTATTCTCCTTACTACGGCTTTACGGAAGAAGAGGTCGATGAGCTTTTAGTGAAGGCGCAAAGGGACAACAAGGCGGAAGTGAAAGAATGGTACAATGGCTACAACATCGGCGGAATTACCATTTACAATCCTTGGTCTATTTCGCATTATCTGGACAATGGCGAGTTGGGAATCTACTGGGTTGCCTCTGGAACGACCCAGCTCATTGATCGCGCTTTAGTGAGCGAGGATATCCAGGAGGATCTGGCCAAGCTTCGAAATCGGGAAATCATTCGCAAGAGCTTTGATAAGAATATTGATTTTTTTAAATTTGAACAAGATCCGAAAGCTTTATGGCCTCTGCTTTTATACGCCGGTTATCTGACGGTCGTGGATTGTCAGCAGGGGCGGGAGACGAGCGGTATCGTTTGTGATTTAAAGATTCCGAATCGGGAAATTGCATGTGCTTATGGGGACTTTTTAGAGTCTTTGCTAACAAAGAAGCGGTTGCCAAGATTGGAAGAGTTAGACGGCGTTGGTTACATTTTTGAAGCCGTTTCCCGAAAAGACAGCGCTCAATTAGAGTCGCTCTTCGAGAAGCACGGGACCGTGGCGTTTTCCGATGAGTGGAACTTCAATTTTCTTCAAATGGCAATCCTGACGGGCGATGAATCGGTGTTTAAAACGGTTTATCAACGCTACAATGATTCCAGTTCGCTAATTATGCTGTCGAAAGAAGGCCTTTCGCTAGCGGATTTTGCGTCGTTGGCTGGTGTTTATTACGAAGAAGATTTGAAAGAAATCGATAGAAATTTCGGAGATTGGAGAGGGCTGGAGCGTCTGTGTTGGCTCGAACCCACCTTGTTGGGAGGAAGCTTAGGGGTCTTGAGTTGGGTTTATCAACAACTTGCAGCCTCTCCGAAACGCAGAGGACGTCCTCCTGCTGTGACGACCTGGCAAAATCTACGGAAAGTAGCGAGCTTGGTGCTGGCTCCAGGAACGGGTGCAACGGTTGGCGCTTTGGTGGAGGGCTTTTTAGAGCCTTCGTGCCAGAACTATCGCCGTTATCAAAACACGAATATTGCTCGAAGCCGGACTTTGAATCGTTGGATTCAATTTGCGAAGTTTGTCGATCAAAATCCGGGCAGCTACATGCGCGTTGGTTCGATGTGCGGCTCCGGCGATCGCAAGATTTTGGATTTTAAACAAGCGCCGTTTTCGAGCTATATTCCTTCCAAGGGCTTTGATTTTGTTTTGTGTATCAAGCCCTAA
- a CDS encoding KamA family radical SAM protein has product MSRSWQEELRRSPKSIEDLERFLVLTDSERSALLQLSLKGGLPFQVTEHFLKQINPNDPNDPLRQQIVPRETEFIPFDLERRDPLGEEDHEAVPHLIHRYPDRVLLLVTDRCASYCRFCTRKRWVGQGPTPNLEDFQNALTYIRSNPAIKEVIFSGGDALLLSDRRLLELIRAVRSIPSVEIIRLATRMLAFAPQRIEDSLLQELKAYQPIYFLTHFNHVNELPLETQEAILRLVDNGFPVLNQTVLLKDINDSFQALSELFRKLTYLRARPYYLHQCDLAPGTESFRVPFQRALELLEQLRGHISGLCLPTFVIDVPGGFGKVPIVPNSIVETLPDRIRLKGFRGNEADYPSR; this is encoded by the coding sequence ATGTCTAGAAGCTGGCAAGAAGAATTAAGAAGATCTCCCAAATCAATTGAAGACTTGGAGCGTTTTTTGGTTCTTACGGATTCGGAACGTTCAGCTTTGTTGCAATTAAGCTTGAAAGGCGGATTGCCGTTCCAAGTGACGGAACATTTCTTAAAGCAAATCAACCCAAACGATCCGAATGACCCTCTAAGACAGCAAATTGTTCCACGAGAAACAGAGTTTATCCCATTCGATTTAGAACGCCGCGATCCCCTCGGAGAAGAAGATCACGAAGCAGTTCCCCATTTGATTCATCGATATCCGGATCGAGTTTTATTGCTTGTGACAGACCGGTGTGCCAGCTATTGCCGCTTCTGCACCCGAAAGCGTTGGGTGGGTCAAGGACCTACGCCAAACCTGGAAGATTTCCAAAATGCGCTTACCTACATCCGGTCTAATCCCGCCATCAAAGAGGTCATCTTCTCAGGAGGGGATGCGCTTTTGCTAAGCGATCGCAGGCTACTGGAGTTGATTCGAGCGGTTCGCTCCATTCCTTCCGTTGAGATCATTCGCCTGGCGACTCGCATGTTGGCATTTGCTCCCCAGAGAATCGAAGATTCCCTGCTTCAAGAGCTGAAGGCTTATCAGCCGATCTATTTTCTCACGCACTTTAACCATGTCAACGAATTGCCACTGGAAACTCAAGAAGCCATTCTCCGCTTAGTCGACAACGGATTTCCCGTCCTGAATCAAACCGTGCTTCTCAAGGACATCAACGATTCTTTTCAAGCGCTGTCGGAATTGTTTCGTAAGCTGACTTATTTGCGTGCAAGACCGTATTATTTGCATCAATGCGATCTAGCGCCCGGGACCGAATCTTTTAGAGTCCCTTTTCAAAGAGCCCTGGAGCTCCTTGAACAGCTTAGAGGGCATATTTCAGGCCTATGCCTACCAACCTTCGTGATCGATGTTCCTGGAGGCTTTGGGAAGGTTCCTATTGTTCCCAATTCGATCGTTGAAACTCTGCCAGATCGCATTCGTCTCAAGGGGTTCCGAGGGAATGAAGCGGATTACCCTTCAAGATAA
- a CDS encoding class I SAM-dependent methyltransferase — MENLWEELSSQNIHLSLRQKEQLRIHRDLLQKWGDVHNLTALKDPALILKNHYKDCLLGLHALPMGFLEPSSEVFYDLGSGAGFPGLVAAVLWPARAIVLVESSQKKSSFLHLAAFEMGLTQVQVLSKRVENLRGIQRALSRAAFSPENFKILKHAFGPEAKLALFTSCAFEPESLGKVKMSLEQICKYTLEPNNERQLAVGVSRGTSR; from the coding sequence GTGGAAAACTTGTGGGAAGAGCTAAGCTCTCAAAATATACACTTAAGCTTGAGACAAAAAGAGCAGTTGAGGATTCATCGCGATCTTCTGCAAAAATGGGGAGACGTCCATAATTTGACGGCTCTCAAAGATCCTGCACTTATTTTGAAAAATCATTATAAGGATTGTCTGTTGGGTCTACACGCTCTTCCGATGGGTTTTTTAGAGCCCAGTTCCGAAGTCTTCTACGATTTGGGAAGTGGAGCAGGATTTCCAGGTTTGGTGGCAGCTGTCTTGTGGCCTGCGCGAGCGATTGTTTTGGTAGAATCATCCCAGAAAAAAAGCTCTTTCCTCCATCTAGCCGCTTTTGAAATGGGATTAACTCAAGTCCAGGTTTTATCGAAACGTGTAGAAAATCTTCGAGGTATCCAACGAGCGCTGAGCCGTGCCGCGTTCTCTCCGGAAAATTTCAAGATTTTGAAACATGCTTTTGGACCTGAAGCAAAATTGGCTTTGTTTACTTCGTGTGCTTTTGAACCGGAGTCCTTGGGAAAAGTGAAAATGAGCCTTGAACAAATTTGCAAATATACGCTAGAACCCAACAACGAGCGTCAGCTGGCAGTAGGTGTTTCACGTGGAACATCCAGATAA